A region of Moorena producens PAL-8-15-08-1 DNA encodes the following proteins:
- a CDS encoding phage tail protein: MTENMVREKLYQLLPAIYRRKDFFLDEPLRALLAIVEQELGILEADINNLYENWFIETCDEWVLPYIAELVGIQDLNDPEKILPVQRSRIGNAIRYRRHKGTPRTLELAIENTTGWTVRVVEMFNYVLTTQYIQRVRPQSAATFALTQSTAMVAMQDLFDSNAHTLDIRAFDGNQIRYNLRSLSLFIWRLQSYPIKRSTPCYRPELPIKAVDIRHWDTRDDTSKYEFEQAVFGFNTSPSQRKHTLQVSPRVISNRNGYYRHKLKKKSKLDWPVINQTGCYTFHPLGYDMPLFNQPKSRENQNLWAHELDSLELPIPISHKAFEEDLRPFQTPTPEEETDEKFIKIFRLGDGDDYIYPNDWVEQQTENTTYSLLKMAKDYRKSVDLKEVPAPQVDPSEPELNSEYYYGPERSLVIYIKRGKNKGEEYPAIPPEKIIAQRLTNWEEPPPGKIAVDVELGRLMFASGEDPGWDNLEVNFSYGFSANMGGGPYNRSQALVQDAETIRWVARKMPPEATENWYTSLSEAIGAWKASGESHNTIRIMDNQAHFTARSHTAPVVDDTLLIELGSCDRLTIEAGNGYRPTISPLGGDLIVSGAEGSTLRLNGLLCGGKVIVAGKAQLEVDHCTIRPKRSPDQHQETVVGISEVSGETKVTISNSIVGQVNLPIESGALTLRDSIIDGAGSAAIRSLGRHHGLVTKIERSTIFGGVYIEEMELGSETIFMEPVKAQKQGSGGLRYSYAPVGYQIETEPPPTEEEPKKENYYYSTPERYECQPKTLENSELQPSFTSQQYGQPGYAQLSLSCPQEIQKGAENNTEMGAFNNLQRPQQEANLAASLDEYLRLGMEVSTVYKN; the protein is encoded by the coding sequence GTGACGGAAAACATGGTCAGGGAAAAACTATACCAGCTATTACCAGCTATCTACCGTCGGAAAGATTTCTTTTTAGACGAACCCCTGCGGGCCTTGCTGGCGATCGTCGAGCAAGAACTGGGCATCCTCGAAGCCGATATCAATAACCTCTACGAAAACTGGTTCATTGAAACCTGCGATGAATGGGTATTGCCCTACATTGCTGAATTGGTAGGGATTCAAGACTTAAATGACCCGGAAAAGATTTTACCCGTTCAGCGCAGTCGCATTGGTAATGCGATTCGCTATCGCAGGCATAAAGGGACTCCCAGAACCCTAGAGCTAGCCATTGAGAATACCACGGGTTGGACAGTGCGGGTCGTGGAAATGTTCAACTACGTCCTCACCACTCAGTATATCCAAAGAGTCCGCCCCCAGTCCGCTGCCACGTTTGCTCTGACTCAAAGTACGGCAATGGTGGCGATGCAGGATTTATTTGACAGTAATGCTCATACCTTAGATATCCGTGCTTTTGATGGCAATCAAATCAGATACAATCTCAGAAGTCTCAGTTTATTTATTTGGAGACTACAAAGCTATCCAATAAAACGCTCTACCCCATGCTATAGGCCAGAATTACCTATCAAAGCGGTAGATATTAGGCACTGGGATACCAGGGATGATACCAGCAAATATGAATTTGAACAGGCGGTTTTTGGCTTTAATACCTCCCCTAGCCAGCGCAAGCATACCCTACAGGTTAGTCCTAGAGTGATAAGCAATAGGAATGGCTATTACAGGCACAAGCTCAAGAAAAAATCTAAACTTGACTGGCCAGTAATCAACCAAACCGGTTGCTATACCTTTCACCCCTTGGGTTACGATATGCCTTTGTTCAATCAGCCGAAAAGTAGAGAAAATCAGAATCTATGGGCTCATGAATTGGACAGTCTTGAACTTCCGATCCCAATCAGTCATAAGGCGTTTGAGGAAGATTTAAGACCTTTCCAAACGCCTACTCCCGAGGAGGAAACTGATGAAAAATTCATTAAAATCTTCCGATTAGGTGATGGCGACGATTATATCTATCCTAATGATTGGGTGGAGCAGCAGACGGAAAATACGACTTACAGTCTATTAAAAATGGCAAAAGACTATCGCAAGTCCGTTGACCTCAAGGAAGTGCCAGCGCCACAGGTAGATCCCTCAGAACCAGAACTCAATAGCGAGTACTATTACGGACCTGAGCGCAGCCTGGTGATATATATAAAGCGTGGAAAAAATAAAGGGGAAGAATATCCAGCCATACCACCAGAAAAGATTATTGCCCAACGATTAACAAATTGGGAAGAACCGCCACCCGGTAAAATCGCCGTAGATGTGGAATTGGGTCGGCTAATGTTCGCCAGTGGCGAAGATCCGGGTTGGGATAATTTAGAAGTTAACTTCAGCTATGGCTTTAGTGCTAATATGGGAGGCGGTCCTTATAATCGGAGTCAAGCTCTGGTTCAGGACGCAGAAACAATTCGGTGGGTAGCCAGAAAAATGCCTCCAGAGGCTACCGAAAACTGGTATACATCCCTGTCCGAAGCCATCGGCGCTTGGAAGGCAAGCGGCGAGTCCCACAACACGATCAGGATAATGGACAATCAAGCCCACTTTACGGCGCGCAGCCATACAGCACCTGTAGTTGACGATACATTGCTGATCGAACTCGGTTCGTGCGATCGCTTGACAATCGAAGCAGGTAATGGTTACCGACCGACGATCAGTCCTTTGGGAGGGGATCTGATCGTGAGCGGTGCTGAGGGGTCAACGTTACGGCTAAATGGTTTGCTTTGTGGCGGTAAAGTCATCGTCGCCGGAAAGGCGCAACTAGAAGTAGACCACTGTACGATTCGACCCAAGCGATCCCCTGACCAACACCAAGAAACTGTTGTGGGCATTAGCGAAGTCTCTGGGGAGACCAAAGTGACAATCTCTAATAGTATTGTTGGGCAGGTAAACTTGCCCATTGAAAGTGGAGCGTTGACACTGCGCGATAGTATAATCGATGGGGCCGGATCGGCAGCAATCCGGTCGTTGGGAAGACACCATGGACTCGTGACAAAAATCGAGCGCTCGACAATTTTTGGGGGAGTATATATTGAAGAAATGGAGTTGGGTTCGGAAACAATCTTTATGGAACCCGTAAAAGCGCAAAAACAAGGAAGTGGCGGTCTGCGGTATAGCTACGCACCAGTGGGTTACCAAATCGAAACAGAACCACCACCGACAGAAGAAGAACCAAAAAAAGAAAATTATTATTACTCTACACCAGAACGATATGAGTGCCAGCCAAAGACTTTGGAGAATTCAGAACTACAGCCAAGTTTTACATCCCAGCAGTACGGTCAACCGGGTTATGCTCAGTTAAGCCTCAGTTGCCCTCAAGAGATCCAAAAGGGCGCAGAAAATAATACTGAAATGGGGGCGTTCAATAATTTGCAGCGACCGCAACAAGAGGCAAATTTAGCAGCCAGTTTGGATGAATACTTGCGCTTGGGCATGGAAGTAAGCACAGTTTATAAAAATTAA
- a CDS encoding DUF4157 domain-containing protein yields the protein MTRQYVRRNHESPQKSDDNWILQRSAVRELPAKTLTPQTKSPASTYTGIKLDLMEIPVSNYSAQPSQPKMRSHPPVQQLRTKGMQEAQGEGRRGEHQTPVQRQEEEKKAENKTGLPDRLKEGIESLSGFDLSGVRVNYNSPKPAQLNAHAYTQGQGIEVAPGQERHLPHEAWHVVQQKQGRVKPTMEVNGVGVNDNQGLEREADVMGEQAVQMRSRAMVQQQKEKGVESVSNAHTTRSGDHTIQRLLIIDGSPKSWAEVYLAHVYPMRNEIMQETGARENDITRLLKKYDQENVNFSNISKIIEVLKQELIIERQETSISDLEILTESEGDDLFEERDEELALIKDSVKGNKLYRSMRTDEIENAISSQKLEAIGSFFSPSLDYSLQYLKGEKAKGSQYDGFVEITLNMNVYEFYQNMLEKGLVHFQNAGKAKKLFTQNKTKKGAPYLLKLEGNVLNIQLVEGGDISELNNEIHSIKILNEKK from the coding sequence ATGACTCGTCAATATGTTCGCCGAAATCATGAGTCTCCCCAGAAGTCAGACGACAACTGGATACTGCAACGGAGTGCGGTGCGTGAGCTTCCCGCAAAAACCTTGACTCCACAAACCAAATCCCCAGCCAGCACTTACACAGGGATTAAACTTGACTTGATGGAGATACCCGTGAGCAATTACTCGGCTCAACCTTCCCAACCAAAGATGCGATCGCATCCGCCCGTGCAACAGCTCAGGACTAAGGGCATGCAAGAAGCCCAAGGAGAAGGAAGAAGGGGCGAACACCAAACCCCAGTCCAGCGCCAGGAGGAAGAAAAGAAAGCGGAAAACAAAACAGGGTTGCCCGATCGCCTCAAAGAAGGAATTGAAAGTCTGTCGGGTTTTGACCTCTCAGGTGTGCGCGTTAACTACAACTCTCCCAAACCAGCTCAACTGAATGCCCATGCTTATACGCAGGGGCAGGGGATCGAGGTTGCGCCCGGGCAGGAACGGCATTTGCCCCATGAAGCTTGGCATGTGGTGCAGCAGAAGCAGGGAAGGGTTAAGCCGACGATGGAGGTTAATGGGGTTGGAGTGAATGACAATCAGGGGTTGGAGCGGGAGGCTGATGTGATGGGGGAACAGGCGGTGCAGATGCGATCGAGGGCGATGGTGCAGCAGCAAAAGGAGAAGGGAGTAGAATCGGTGAGCAATGCCCACACTACAAGATCTGGCGATCACACTATCCAAAGACTATTAATCATTGACGGCTCACCAAAAAGTTGGGCAGAGGTCTATCTAGCCCATGTTTATCCAATGCGTAATGAGATTATGCAAGAAACTGGGGCGAGAGAGAATGACATAACCAGATTGCTTAAAAAATATGACCAAGAAAATGTTAATTTCTCCAATATCAGTAAGATAATAGAAGTGCTAAAGCAAGAACTTATCATAGAAAGACAGGAGACCAGTATCTCTGATTTGGAAATACTTACAGAAAGTGAAGGAGATGATTTATTTGAGGAAAGAGACGAAGAACTTGCTCTAATTAAAGATTCAGTTAAGGGAAACAAACTTTATCGTTCCATGAGGACTGATGAAATAGAAAATGCTATTTCATCTCAAAAATTGGAAGCCATTGGGAGTTTTTTTTCACCTTCTTTGGATTATAGCCTCCAATATTTGAAAGGAGAAAAAGCAAAGGGATCGCAGTATGATGGCTTTGTGGAAATTACACTCAATATGAACGTCTATGAATTCTACCAAAACATGCTAGAAAAAGGATTGGTGCATTTTCAGAATGCCGGAAAAGCGAAGAAATTATTTACGCAAAATAAAACAAAAAAAGGAGCTCCCTACCTACTTAAACTGGAAGGAAATGTATTAAACATACAATTAGTAGAAGGAGGGGATATTTCCGAGCTCAACAATGAAATTCACTCCATAAAGATATTAAATGAAAAGAAATAG
- a CDS encoding DUF6519 domain-containing protein, producing MKGDFTRWTFDPSNRYSSVRLQQGRVLLDADWNEQLDIIAYREQIANKEIIGLNGVPDRNSFKVEFDNAQQIIKLAEGRCYVEGILCETLQDGYQREITDVPGILAAEGAATANPGDFLVYLEVWQHHITAIEDQDLLEPALGGPDTTTRTETYWQLKAQELTEKEQWRHEWKTLLSENQQKGKLKVKSGTALPNDLYRVEIHQVADNVEDTTFKWARNNASMAAKVTKIETHKVTVLKNNQIQFPEEQGKEWWIEITDEDRVKTGEPGFFLKVDHVGESNDGLILTINQDTWNQEEIDQLNPDEKITTVRIWEANAREIKFLSEEEDSQDFIELEKGLQVKFVHTGNEKYRTGDYWLIPTRSQQEVVWPADDKEPDGIVYHYCPLAIVNYNDNPTPPTLHWTVLQDCREIFPALTEMARETGLYNGVVPKGRKLSIGVHSYNDARRDQETEPFHTDDQLEIQGGKQLTLNVGYWKDELEEKAPDPVDQAISFSICEEEVMRLTKDNLSIIGNKDLIVEGTSWLKGVVAIGTEPPDETIGLLVNPDLTNDDTNNELIGQKLAPKLTAYADNNTLTALDIDPTFNNNGKTNVSHYGLKVQNGEVLIGHEQQDLSNKQDLCTGVYFRPEVTATKHKQKLAALYINPNFNENGQSPVYKFGLMIEKGKVGIGRETRTRDEEDDQHRIGVDLRPEVDARDSNDKLVGLYIKPDFKDTCSCGITEAAQYGLIVEEGRVAFGPKLTVNGNQEYLVDIGKDPEHPDDLTKARLKVAGDLEVYGKVTYHAEKGEPGNVELGQQNQDKLLIHGKLETQHTSGKLKVISPLEVQLEEGDTQDFLSLFAANDSALVNGRIVWKKGIVTQEGIDEEAEDEEDTKYKEEAQEAAAIYSVVEGNGSSTSSGELRFSTGQDGTLADRVVIKPDGNVGIGTDDPETNQLKVTGTTDLHNLVVNHKLQVNEDAETDVYSLNITGDSSRTEPTLLIAKGNVCIGADVIPQSNVVNGKNVKLYVKGEANQLVSFDTNLSVLGSTDLETLTVTPELVATQNNEILTAARIEPSFNNPDSYSNVKNRGLHVTKGDVVLDDGNLEVESGKLVIGTPIASTSDKLRVKGGSTLLEGDLQIRQDASIALKVNQATQEVGIGGDSQTNYKLAVAGATKLTGKLEVAPSLIGTSNATEITPTLTSSANNDVLAALRINPTFTVNGSHTGVNTLGLVVEQGDVVVNSGKVAIGSATVDPDHALSVTGGSTIDILTVTGESTLTSTLSVLEDVEIAGNTNLDGALTVDGSVGIGTTAPQAKLQVSGGAIMPAAGNTQESGILFPKNPGGGGADAAWIRYYAREGEDSAENTTFEIGTSNDSNDHIVLNTSGAVGIGKVPGEGGQSPVTNLKLDVNGQIQAHNLALSSDATLKENVKPLKNGLKKILGLRGVSYQWKDEQKATQETQIGLVAQEVEEVFPELVSTDSQGMKSLSYSKLIAPLIEAIKEQNKKILELAKQVKQQQTKITQLQALNKE from the coding sequence ATGAAAGGGGATTTTACTCGTTGGACATTTGATCCAAGCAACCGTTACAGCAGCGTTCGCCTACAGCAAGGTCGGGTATTGTTAGATGCGGACTGGAACGAACAGCTAGATATAATTGCTTACAGAGAGCAGATCGCGAACAAGGAGATTATCGGACTCAATGGAGTGCCAGATCGGAATAGTTTTAAGGTTGAGTTTGATAATGCCCAACAAATTATTAAGCTGGCTGAAGGACGATGTTATGTGGAAGGTATCCTGTGTGAAACTCTACAGGATGGCTATCAGCGTGAGATAACAGACGTCCCGGGTATATTAGCAGCAGAAGGGGCAGCAACTGCCAATCCAGGGGACTTCCTAGTTTATTTAGAGGTATGGCAGCATCACATTACAGCCATAGAAGACCAAGACCTGCTAGAGCCAGCCCTGGGGGGACCCGATACGACCACTCGCACCGAGACTTACTGGCAGCTAAAGGCACAAGAATTGACCGAGAAGGAACAATGGCGGCACGAGTGGAAAACCTTACTGAGTGAGAACCAGCAGAAAGGGAAACTTAAGGTAAAGAGTGGAACAGCGTTGCCCAACGATCTTTACAGGGTAGAAATACACCAAGTTGCGGACAATGTAGAGGATACTACGTTTAAGTGGGCGAGAAACAATGCTTCCATGGCCGCAAAAGTGACAAAAATTGAAACCCATAAGGTTACAGTTTTAAAAAATAATCAAATCCAATTTCCAGAAGAACAGGGGAAAGAGTGGTGGATAGAAATTACAGACGAAGATCGTGTAAAAACAGGTGAACCAGGGTTCTTTTTAAAAGTAGATCATGTAGGAGAAAGTAATGATGGACTGATACTAACTATAAATCAAGATACTTGGAATCAGGAAGAAATAGATCAGTTAAACCCTGACGAAAAAATCACAACTGTACGGATTTGGGAAGCAAATGCAAGAGAGATAAAATTCCTCTCTGAGGAAGAAGATAGCCAAGATTTTATAGAACTGGAAAAAGGGCTACAAGTCAAGTTTGTCCATACAGGAAATGAAAAATACAGGACCGGAGATTATTGGTTAATCCCAACCCGCTCTCAACAAGAAGTTGTGTGGCCAGCAGACGACAAAGAACCAGACGGGATTGTATATCACTACTGTCCATTGGCGATTGTCAATTACAATGATAATCCCACTCCTCCCACTCTTCACTGGACAGTGCTCCAGGATTGCCGGGAAATTTTCCCAGCCCTGACGGAGATGGCGCGGGAAACGGGATTATATAACGGGGTTGTACCAAAAGGAAGGAAGTTATCAATTGGGGTACATAGCTACAATGATGCCCGCCGTGATCAAGAAACAGAACCATTCCATACTGATGACCAGCTCGAGATTCAAGGTGGAAAGCAACTCACTTTGAATGTGGGCTATTGGAAGGATGAACTGGAAGAAAAAGCACCAGATCCCGTCGATCAGGCCATCAGCTTCAGCATCTGTGAAGAAGAGGTGATGCGCCTTACCAAAGACAATCTGAGTATTATTGGTAATAAAGACCTGATTGTAGAAGGGACAAGTTGGCTCAAGGGTGTGGTCGCCATTGGAACAGAACCTCCCGACGAAACAATTGGGCTACTGGTAAATCCAGACTTGACTAATGACGATACTAATAATGAACTCATCGGTCAGAAGTTGGCACCGAAGTTGACAGCTTATGCTGATAACAACACTCTCACAGCTTTGGATATTGATCCCACATTTAATAATAATGGTAAGACCAATGTTTCACACTATGGGTTGAAAGTTCAAAACGGCGAAGTATTAATTGGTCACGAGCAACAAGACCTATCAAACAAACAGGATTTATGCACAGGGGTATATTTCCGACCGGAAGTGACAGCGACAAAGCATAAACAGAAGTTAGCGGCCTTATATATAAACCCAAACTTTAATGAGAACGGTCAAAGTCCGGTGTACAAGTTTGGGTTGATGATAGAAAAAGGTAAAGTTGGCATTGGCCGTGAAACTCGAACACGAGATGAAGAAGACGACCAACACCGGATCGGGGTAGACCTGCGACCGGAAGTGGATGCCAGGGACTCGAACGACAAGCTAGTCGGATTGTACATTAAGCCTGATTTTAAGGATACATGTAGTTGCGGAATAACAGAAGCAGCCCAGTATGGGTTGATAGTAGAAGAGGGGCGTGTCGCCTTTGGACCCAAGTTAACTGTTAACGGAAACCAAGAGTATTTAGTAGATATTGGAAAAGATCCAGAGCATCCTGATGATCTTACAAAAGCACGCTTGAAAGTGGCGGGAGATCTGGAGGTTTACGGTAAGGTAACCTACCATGCAGAGAAAGGAGAACCAGGTAATGTGGAACTGGGTCAGCAAAATCAAGATAAGTTACTGATCCATGGAAAACTGGAAACCCAGCATACCTCTGGGAAGCTAAAGGTTATTAGCCCCTTAGAAGTCCAGCTAGAAGAAGGTGATACCCAAGATTTCCTGTCCCTGTTTGCTGCAAACGACAGTGCCTTGGTTAATGGCAGGATAGTCTGGAAAAAGGGCATAGTAACACAGGAGGGGATAGACGAGGAAGCCGAAGATGAGGAAGACACAAAATACAAAGAAGAAGCTCAAGAAGCAGCAGCTATTTATTCTGTAGTAGAAGGAAACGGTTCAAGTACTTCATCAGGGGAGTTAAGATTTAGCACAGGTCAGGACGGGACGTTAGCGGATCGGGTGGTCATTAAACCAGATGGTAATGTAGGCATCGGTACTGATGACCCAGAAACAAATCAGCTGAAAGTTACGGGAACTACTGACTTACATAATTTGGTTGTAAATCATAAGTTACAAGTAAATGAAGATGCCGAGACCGATGTATATTCACTGAACATCACAGGTGATAGTAGTAGAACTGAACCAACTTTGCTAATTGCCAAGGGAAATGTATGTATTGGGGCGGATGTAATACCCCAGTCAAACGTTGTAAATGGTAAGAATGTAAAGTTGTATGTAAAAGGGGAAGCAAACCAATTAGTCAGTTTTGATACAAACTTGAGCGTTCTTGGTTCTACAGATCTAGAAACGCTGACGGTAACACCAGAACTAGTTGCTACACAAAATAACGAAATCCTGACAGCGGCAAGAATTGAGCCAAGTTTCAACAATCCAGATTCTTACTCAAATGTAAAGAACCGGGGACTACATGTAACCAAAGGTGATGTAGTCCTCGACGATGGCAATCTAGAAGTAGAATCGGGAAAGTTAGTGATCGGGACACCCATAGCCTCAACATCGGATAAGTTGAGAGTGAAAGGGGGTTCTACCCTCTTAGAAGGTGATCTGCAAATCCGTCAAGATGCTTCTATTGCCCTCAAGGTAAATCAAGCAACTCAAGAAGTCGGCATCGGGGGTGACTCCCAAACAAATTATAAGTTAGCCGTTGCCGGTGCTACTAAATTAACAGGCAAGCTAGAAGTAGCACCAAGTTTGATTGGTACTAGTAATGCCACCGAAATCACACCAACTTTGACAAGTTCAGCAAATAATGACGTCCTAGCAGCGCTGAGAATTAATCCAACCTTCACCGTTAATGGGAGTCATACAGGTGTTAATACGTTGGGACTGGTTGTCGAGCAAGGGGATGTGGTTGTTAATAGTGGCAAGGTGGCGATCGGGTCCGCGACGGTAGATCCAGACCACGCATTATCTGTAACAGGTGGTTCGACAATCGACATCCTGACAGTGACAGGTGAAAGTACCCTCACCAGTACTTTGTCAGTACTGGAAGATGTGGAGATCGCAGGGAACACGAACTTAGATGGTGCTCTAACAGTAGATGGAAGTGTTGGTATTGGCACAACAGCTCCGCAAGCAAAGCTGCAAGTAAGCGGTGGAGCGATAATGCCTGCTGCTGGGAACACACAGGAATCTGGTATATTATTTCCAAAAAATCCTGGAGGCGGTGGAGCCGATGCAGCATGGATACGATACTACGCCAGAGAGGGTGAGGATAGTGCTGAAAACACTACCTTTGAAATTGGAACCTCTAATGACTCTAACGATCATATTGTTTTGAACACTAGCGGTGCTGTCGGGATTGGGAAAGTGCCAGGAGAGGGAGGACAATCTCCTGTAACTAACCTCAAACTAGACGTTAATGGCCAAATACAAGCTCATAATTTGGCGTTATCAAGCGATGCAACGTTAAAAGAAAATGTTAAGCCCCTAAAAAACGGGCTTAAAAAGATCCTAGGTTTGCGGGGCGTGAGCTACCAATGGAAAGATGAGCAAAAAGCTACCCAAGAAACACAAATTGGACTGGTAGCCCAAGAGGTAGAAGAGGTGTTCCCAGAACTAGTAAGCACTGACTCCCAGGGGATGAAGTCTCTGAGTTATTCTAAGCTTATTGCCCCTCTGATCGAAGCTATTAAGGAGCAAAACAAGAAAATTTTGGAACTGGCCAAGCAAGTTAAACAGCAGCAAACTAAAATCACACAGTTGCAGGCTCTCAATAAGGAGTAA